TCCATATCAATAGGACACTAATTCCCCTTCTACTGATTCTGGGCTGTCCTCAGGGATTGCTTAACAAATGGAATGTAGTGGAAGTGATAATCTGAGGCTTCTGAGGCTGTCATAAAATTATTTATGGCTTCTGTTTGAAATGCCTGATCTTATTATACTTCATCTTAAAACCAGATACCATGCTGTGAGCATCCCAAGAGATACGGAGAGGTCATGTCTAAATATTCTGATGGATGTCCCAGCTGAgctcccagccaacagccagcaacaCCTGCCAGCTTTTCAGTGAGCCATATTGGACAAAGAGTCCAGTTAAAACTTCAGATATCCTTAGCCTTAGCTGACATCTCACTGCAACTGCATGCGAGACCCAAAGAAAGAACCACCCAACTGATCAAAGCCATGGAACCATAAGAAGTCatcatttgttgttttaagccactcaatTTTGGGATGGttttttatgcagcaatagataagtGATGCAAAAATTGGTATCTGAAAATTGAGTGTTATTGTAATGAAACTCTAAGACATTAGTGTTGGCTTTGAAACCAGGCAGCAGATAGAAGCTGAAAGGGCCTTGAGGAGACTCTTAGTGAAGACTTGAAGGACATTGAGATAATTATTATATGAGACAAAATAAAAGGTATTAGTGCTGTGCCATCATAGAAAGTTGGCACCTTGTCACTTGCAGTaatatggaaaatagaaaatgtacCTAATGAACTGATACATTTAGCTAAGGAAATTTTTGAGGTTGAGTGACAATACTTTTTATGCCATGTATGATAAGGTAAAGAAAAAGAGTTAGATAAAAATGAAACTGTTCAACATTGAAGCAGAATTTTTTTGAGGAAGTATAAAGGACTAGGTGTTGGCTAGGTTAAAATTCAATCTTTCAATCATTTTACTCATTAAACATTGGTGGTCCTAATAAAACATAGATGctaaatagagagaaaaaataagactcAGATATTTCACAGTATACTGAAAGACATACACATAactataataaaatgtattttccaaGGGAGGTATGTTGAAAGTGTAGAGACACTATAGGATTGTTGAAGGGTTTCATAGAGGAAATATTTATCTGACTTTTTAATGACCTTAGaattcttctggaacaccaaatgGAAATAGCCACTCTGGGCATAAAAAGTaccacaaaaaaatcatgcaactAAGTGTGAGAAAGCATAGTTTCCTACATTTTGAAACATTTAGATGTGGCTGGAACATGAAGTATGTAGTGGTACAGGATGTTAGATAGGTACCCAAGAGCAAGATCAAGAAACCGTGGCATGCCTTTAAACCCTTATCATTTGGGATCCCAGCAGGAGAGAGATTGCCTACTCAAATTGGGTAATTTGAGGAGTGTAATAAGGAAGCCATCTACATAAGTGTGGGTAAGTGTAGGGAAATTAGGAGTTCTTGTGTGGCATCCCTAGATTAGTAAGAGCAGGCACTATTTCAACCCCTAGTCCTGATAGGACAAGGGGAGGACACAGTGACCTGAGGAAACCAGACCAGAGAAAGCAGTTTACAGAGGGATCCAGTCAGCTCGCAGCAACCTAGATCCCACTGTTCTTCCTCCAGTCTCCTGTTGGTGTTTTCCATTGCCAAACCCAGTCAAAAGTGATAAGGGGTCTGTAGATGTAGCCCATTGAGGTCAGTGTCCGTGCACAGGCATGGTGGGAAATGGTGCAGGTAGACCCGCGATAGTTCATGCAAGATACTCCATACAACATTTACTAAGTAAGAGGTAACCATTTAAAGGTTGTATTTGCATTATAGCTGACTATGTTGCATGTTAGAATATTTAGGCAAAAGCCTTCactggaaaccttgtggctcacactccctttatccagtgtatggacaaatgagtaggaaaatggggacgaaaactaaatgaaaaatagggtgggatgggggggtggaatgctttgggtgttcttttttacttttattttattcttaattttattctttttggggcaaggaaaatgttcacaaattgattggagtgatgaatgcacaactgtatgatggtactgtgaactgtcAGTGTACGCTGTGGATGATTGCAAGGTATGTGAGtacatatcaataaaactgaatttttttttaaaagccttcaCTAGAAAATATAAACCCTGGAAGTGAGCATATTAGTTATAAAGCTATTTTGATAACCCAGGCAATAAATGATGAAGGCATGAATTCCAGTAGCAttggaggaaataaatgaaaagcaagaaattGCATGGATATTTAAGAGGAATAAATGGCATCTAGGATGACTCCATTTCATTTTCTAACCAATTTTAGGAAGATTTAAGCCTTCTGTTCTCTGCGTCATTATGCACGCTGCATCTGTTCCCAATGATACTGCCTTCCACCCTTCTACATTTATCCTACTGGAATCCCTGGGATGCAAGACCAGCCTGTTTGGATTGCCATCCCTTTCTGCTCCATGTATATCCTTGCTCTGGTTGGCAATGGCACCATTCTCTACATCATCATGACAGACAGAGCTCTGCATGAGCCAATGTACCTCTTTCTGTGCCTACTTTCCATCACTGACCTGATACTTTGTTCCACCACATCacccaaaatgttaacaatattcTGGCTTAGGTCCCACATAATTTCCTTCCATGGCTGCCTCACCCAGATGTTTTTTGTTCACACCATCTTTGCCACCGAGTCAGCTGTCCTGCTGGCCATGGCTTTTGACCACTATGTTGCTATCTGCCACCCACTTCATTATACGTCCATCCTCAATGACACTGTGATTGGAAAGATTGGTCTGGCATGTGTGTCCCGTGgccttctctttgtttttccctttgtcaTCCTCACTGAACGCTTACCCTTCTGTGGACATCATGTTATCCCCCACACTTACTGTGAGCACATGGGCATTGCCAAGCTGGCCTGTGCCAGCATCAAGCCCAACACTGTTTATGGTCTCACAGTGGCACTTTCAGTCACTGGCATGGATGTGGTCCTCATTGCTACCTCCTATGGCCTGATTCTGTGGGATGTGCTGTGCCTGCCCTCTAAGGATGCCCAGTTCCGAGCATTTAGCACTTGTGGAGCCCACATTTGTGTGATTCTTGTTTTCTATATCcctgcctttttttcctccttcactCACCGCTTTGGCCACCGTGTACCTACCCAGGTCTACATTGTACTTGCAAATCTTTATCTCCTCATGCCCCCTGTTCTCAACCCCCTGGTCTATGGCATTACTACGAAACAAATCCGCATGAGAATATTTGGATTATTTATGGAAAGGAAGTAGCTCTACTCTCTATACACCCCAAGGACTAATGAGAAAAGTTATAATTAATCTCCCACCTTTTCCAGCAATTCATACCCTTGGACTAGAGGTTACTGTTTCTGCTGTCCTAGCTAGCCAATGTCATATATTATCTgagagttctattttttttttaattaaagtaacatatatacagctcaaaatttcccattttaaccactttcaagttttaaaataacTCATCTAAC
This genomic stretch from Choloepus didactylus isolate mChoDid1 chromosome 6, mChoDid1.pri, whole genome shotgun sequence harbors:
- the LOC119537036 gene encoding olfactory receptor 52D1-like → YPTGIPGMQDQPVWIAIPFCSMYILALVGNGTILYIIMTDRALHEPMYLFLCLLSITDLILCSTTSPKMLTIFWLRSHIISFHGCLTQMFFVHTIFATESAVLLAMAFDHYVAICHPLHYTSILNDTVIGKIGLACVSRGLLFVFPFVILTERLPFCGHHVIPHTYCEHMGIAKLACASIKPNTVYGLTVALSVTGMDVVLIATSYGLILWDVLCLPSKDAQFRAFSTCGAHICVILVFYIPAFFSSFTHRFGHRVPTQVYIVLANLYLLMPPVLNPLVYGITTKQIRMRIFGLFMERK